In Leptotrichia sp. OH3620_COT-345, one DNA window encodes the following:
- the rny gene encoding ribonuclease Y, translating into MPLLIAILLIVIFSFLAFFIAYFFGSSVFKKKYGELSELELRIVDAKRRLESSKKEVEREIESFKKEETLKVKETLLNEKKKADEEIKKMKSEILSKEERLSKKEEVLETKIERLEERELKIEKQREKISRKETELSELIQKEEKELERISELTKEDASKIILTRLENELDHDKAILIRDFEHSLDREKDRISKRIISTAIGKASADYVVDSTISVIQLPSEEMKGRIIGREGRNIRAIEAATGVDLIIDDTPEAVVLSSFDGVRREVARIALEKLISDGRIHPTKIEEVVQKAQEEVEESVMDAAEQAILEVGIPTLPREVLKVFGRLKFRTSFGQNILQHSIEVAHIAAALAAEVGANIDIAKRAGLLHDIGKAFSHEQEGSHAINGGEFLRKFSKENETVINAVEAHHNEVEQLSVEAVLVQAADSISASRPGARRETLSNYLKRLEQLEEIANSHEGIESSYAIQAGRELRLIVHPDQINDDKAIILSREVAKEIEEKMQYPGQIKVTVIRETRAVEYAK; encoded by the coding sequence ATGCCATTACTAATAGCAATATTACTGATTGTTATTTTTTCTTTTTTAGCTTTTTTTATAGCCTATTTTTTCGGTAGTTCCGTTTTTAAAAAGAAATACGGGGAACTTAGCGAACTGGAATTGAGAATAGTTGATGCAAAAAGGAGACTGGAATCATCTAAAAAAGAAGTTGAAAGAGAAATAGAATCATTTAAAAAAGAAGAAACTTTAAAAGTTAAGGAAACTTTGCTAAATGAGAAAAAGAAAGCGGACGAGGAAATAAAAAAAATGAAGTCCGAAATACTTTCAAAAGAAGAAAGGCTTTCAAAAAAAGAGGAAGTTCTTGAGACAAAAATTGAAAGACTTGAAGAAAGAGAATTAAAAATTGAGAAGCAGCGTGAAAAAATTTCAAGAAAAGAAACGGAACTGAGTGAATTAATCCAGAAAGAAGAAAAAGAACTTGAAAGGATTTCCGAATTAACAAAAGAAGATGCTTCTAAAATAATTTTAACACGTTTGGAAAATGAGCTTGATCATGATAAAGCCATTTTAATAAGAGATTTTGAGCATAGTCTGGATAGAGAGAAAGACAGAATATCAAAGAGAATAATATCAACGGCAATAGGAAAAGCTTCAGCAGATTATGTGGTAGACTCGACAATATCTGTAATACAATTACCAAGTGAAGAAATGAAAGGTAGAATAATAGGTCGTGAAGGAAGAAATATAAGAGCAATAGAAGCAGCTACCGGAGTGGATCTCATAATAGATGATACACCTGAAGCGGTAGTTCTTTCATCATTTGACGGAGTGAGGAGAGAAGTGGCAAGAATAGCTCTTGAAAAGCTTATCTCCGACGGAAGAATACATCCTACAAAAATAGAGGAAGTGGTCCAGAAAGCTCAGGAAGAAGTTGAAGAAAGTGTTATGGACGCTGCAGAACAGGCAATACTTGAAGTAGGCATTCCTACATTGCCGAGAGAAGTTCTCAAAGTGTTTGGAAGGCTTAAATTTAGAACATCATTTGGACAGAATATACTTCAGCACTCAATAGAAGTTGCGCACATTGCCGCAGCTCTTGCGGCAGAAGTGGGAGCAAATATTGATATAGCGAAAAGAGCGGGATTGTTACATGATATAGGTAAAGCTTTTTCACATGAGCAGGAAGGTTCTCACGCAATAAACGGAGGAGAATTTCTCAGAAAATTTTCTAAAGAAAATGAAACAGTTATAAATGCAGTGGAAGCCCATCATAATGAAGTTGAACAGTTAAGTGTGGAAGCTGTCCTCGTTCAGGCGGCAGACTCCATATCCGCTTCGAGACCGGGAGCAAGAAGGGAGACATTATCAAATTATCTGAAAAGACTTGAGCAGCTTGAAGAAATTGCAAATAGTCATGAAGGAATCGAAAGTTCTTATGCCATACAGGCAGGACGTGAGTTAAGACTGATTGTTCACCCTGATCAGATAAATGATGATAAAGCAATTATACTGTCAAGGGAAGTAGCAAAAGAAATAGAAGAGAAAATGCAATATCCCGGACAGATAAAAGTAACTGTTATAAGAGAAACAAGAGCTGTAGAATATGCGAAATAA
- a CDS encoding lysophospholipid acyltransferase family protein has protein sequence MKYKIGENIEGWIAIFFRKTLSLFPLKLRYKFFENMGIMAFYLIKKRRELTIGNIKRAFPEKNEKEIMDIAKESYRTMGKMIMTSIYLKEITSNGNTVVENEELMIKACENEKAVIIVSLHFGGFEAGSVMKNIREFYAVFRKQKNRKLNDLMTKWRREGGLNSIALRDSEALNNALKSKTIIALASDHHADDIPVEYFGQKTTAVSGPILLGLKYKVPLVLAYSVFEEEKIKIINKEIIEIEKKENFKETVKYNMQKIFYKFEEIIRENPGQYMWQHKRWRS, from the coding sequence ATGAAGTATAAAATAGGAGAAAATATTGAAGGATGGATTGCAATATTTTTTAGAAAAACATTGTCACTGTTTCCATTAAAATTAAGATACAAATTTTTTGAAAATATGGGGATAATGGCTTTTTATCTGATAAAAAAAAGAAGAGAACTCACGATAGGAAATATAAAAAGGGCTTTTCCCGAAAAAAATGAAAAGGAAATAATGGACATAGCAAAAGAATCTTACAGAACAATGGGAAAGATGATAATGACTTCAATTTATCTTAAAGAAATAACTTCAAACGGGAATACGGTAGTTGAAAATGAGGAACTAATGATAAAAGCATGTGAAAATGAAAAGGCAGTTATAATTGTTTCACTTCATTTTGGGGGATTTGAAGCAGGAAGTGTTATGAAAAATATAAGAGAATTTTATGCAGTTTTCAGAAAGCAGAAAAATAGAAAACTGAATGATTTGATGACAAAATGGAGAAGAGAAGGAGGACTTAATTCAATAGCTTTGAGAGATTCCGAAGCTTTAAATAATGCTTTAAAAAGTAAAACGATAATTGCCCTTGCTTCCGATCATCATGCTGATGATATACCCGTAGAGTATTTCGGACAGAAAACGACGGCAGTATCAGGACCGATTTTGCTGGGACTGAAGTATAAGGTTCCTTTAGTTCTTGCATATTCAGTATTTGAAGAGGAAAAAATTAAAATTATAAATAAAGAAATTATAGAGATAGAAAAAAAAGAAAATTTTAAGGAAACTGTAAAGTACAACATGCAAAAGATATTCTATAAATTTGAGGAAATAATAAGAGAAAATCCCGGACAATATATGTGGCAACATAAAAGATGGAGAAGTTAA
- a CDS encoding TIGR00282 family metallophosphoesterase, translating into MKFLIIGDVVGEPGRKILFKYLEKRKQNYDFIVVNGENSAGGFGITAKIADQIFSRGADVITLGNHSWDKKEIYTYINDEKRMVRPINYVKEAPGRGYTIIEKKDRKIAVINAQAKIFMPPIACPFLALDEIVPEILKETNIIILDFHGEATSEKLAMGWNLNGKVSLVYGTHTHVQTADERILSGGTAYITDVGMTGGHDGVLGMNRKESLQKFKDGMPSRYSVCEENIKINGLEVEINENTGKAESIKRINIHYDEV; encoded by the coding sequence ATGAAATTTTTAATAATAGGAGATGTGGTCGGGGAGCCGGGAAGAAAGATTTTATTTAAATATTTGGAAAAAAGAAAACAAAATTACGATTTTATAGTAGTAAATGGTGAAAATTCCGCAGGAGGATTTGGAATAACAGCGAAGATAGCCGATCAGATTTTTTCCCGTGGAGCCGATGTTATCACATTGGGAAATCACAGTTGGGATAAAAAAGAAATATATACATATATAAATGATGAAAAAAGAATGGTCAGACCTATAAATTATGTAAAGGAAGCTCCCGGTAGGGGATATACCATAATTGAGAAAAAAGATAGGAAAATAGCGGTAATAAATGCTCAAGCAAAGATATTTATGCCTCCCATTGCATGTCCGTTTTTGGCATTAGATGAAATAGTACCTGAAATATTAAAAGAAACTAATATAATAATTTTAGATTTTCATGGAGAAGCAACATCTGAGAAATTGGCAATGGGTTGGAATTTGAACGGGAAGGTATCTCTTGTCTACGGAACGCATACTCATGTACAAACCGCAGATGAAAGGATATTATCGGGAGGAACTGCTTACATAACTGATGTAGGTATGACAGGGGGGCATGACGGAGTCCTTGGAATGAACAGAAAGGAAAGTTTACAGAAATTTAAAGACGGAATGCCTTCGAGATATTCGGTATGTGAGGAAAATATAAAAATAAACGGGCTTGAAGTTGAAATAAATGAAAATACAGGGAAAGCAGAATCTATAAAAAGAATTAATATACATTATGATGAGGTTTAA
- the cmk gene encoding (d)CMP kinase, with protein sequence MIIAIDGPAGSGKSTISKLIAENLGITYLDTGAMYRLFTLKLLKEKVLLTDKDKINKFLENLDIDITNDRFYLDGENVSEEIRKTDISENVSKVAAIKEVREKMVDLQRKFSKSQDVIMDGRDIGTVVFPNADIKIFLVADLKERAERRYKEIIEKGQKVSFDEIYENIVNRDNLDSTREITPLRKAEDAIEIDTTGKSIEKVKNEILEICRNRNKL encoded by the coding sequence ATGATAATTGCAATTGATGGACCTGCCGGCAGTGGAAAAAGTACTATTTCAAAATTGATAGCTGAAAATCTGGGAATAACTTATCTTGACACGGGAGCGATGTACAGACTTTTTACTTTAAAACTGTTAAAAGAAAAAGTTTTATTGACGGATAAAGATAAAATAAATAAATTTCTTGAAAATCTGGATATTGATATTACAAATGACAGATTTTATCTGGATGGTGAAAATGTCAGTGAAGAAATAAGAAAAACTGATATTTCGGAAAATGTTTCAAAAGTTGCAGCAATTAAAGAAGTAAGAGAAAAAATGGTTGATTTACAGAGAAAGTTTTCCAAATCACAGGATGTTATAATGGATGGAAGAGATATAGGAACTGTAGTTTTTCCAAATGCAGATATAAAAATATTTTTAGTAGCGGATCTTAAAGAAAGGGCTGAAAGAAGATATAAGGAAATTATTGAAAAAGGGCAGAAAGTATCTTTTGATGAAATTTATGAAAATATAGTAAATAGAGATAATCTCGATTCTACAAGGGAAATCACTCCTTTAAGGAAAGCGGAGGATGCAATAGAAATAGATACTACCGGTAAAAGCATTGAAAAAGTTAAAAATGAAATCTTAGAAATATGCAGAAATAGGAATAAACTTTAA
- the prmA gene encoding 50S ribosomal protein L11 methyltransferase — translation MKWIKVKTDYFSDNLEIAKAKVMNIFEEIGIKQIEMTDYFSDSSLDYNVNFKNVNDIWSITGYIINNRFSNSKLNIIREKLEEYSESNEEFGYEMYTSECSDNDWKDEWKKYFHTVKITPSIVIKPSWEKYEPERDEKVIEIDPGMAFGTGTHETTALCVEFLEKYSQDRKKFLDIGCGSGILMLIAKRFGIEKVSGIDIDDKVKEVVFENFRRNNICENFEVVIGNLVDNINEKYDIVVSNILVDVLTELLENIENVLEKNSIVIFSGILKEKEEKFLIKTKKHKLKKIDRNEKNNWVSLVFEYKGEKIL, via the coding sequence ATGAAATGGATAAAAGTTAAAACCGATTATTTTTCAGATAATTTAGAAATTGCAAAAGCAAAAGTGATGAATATATTTGAAGAAATCGGTATAAAACAGATTGAAATGACAGATTATTTTTCAGACAGCTCTTTAGATTATAATGTAAATTTTAAAAATGTGAATGATATTTGGAGTATTACAGGCTATATAATAAATAACAGGTTTTCAAATTCAAAGCTGAATATAATTAGAGAGAAATTGGAGGAATATTCAGAAAGCAATGAAGAATTCGGATATGAAATGTATACTTCCGAATGTTCTGATAATGACTGGAAAGATGAATGGAAAAAATATTTTCATACTGTGAAGATAACTCCAAGTATAGTAATAAAACCGAGCTGGGAAAAATACGAACCTGAAAGAGATGAAAAAGTAATAGAAATAGATCCCGGAATGGCTTTCGGAACAGGAACGCATGAAACAACAGCCTTGTGTGTGGAATTTTTAGAAAAATATTCTCAGGACAGGAAAAAATTTCTTGATATAGGATGCGGCTCCGGAATATTAATGCTGATTGCCAAGAGATTCGGTATAGAAAAAGTTTCAGGAATAGATATTGACGATAAAGTTAAAGAAGTCGTATTTGAAAATTTCAGAAGAAATAACATATGTGAGAATTTTGAGGTAGTAATCGGCAATCTTGTAGACAATATAAATGAAAAATACGATATTGTAGTTTCAAATATATTAGTAGATGTTTTGACTGAATTACTTGAAAATATAGAGAATGTTCTTGAAAAAAATTCAATTGTTATTTTTTCGGGTATACTGAAAGAAAAGGAAGAAAAATTTCTTATAAAAACAAAGAAACATAAATTAAAGAAAATTGACAGGAATGAAAAAAATAATTGGGTATCGCTTGTATTTGAATATAAAGGAGAAAAAATATTATGA
- a CDS encoding HU family DNA-binding protein — MSKKEFVEAYAKATGETKKRAEELVNEFLGTVEKALVKGETVQFVGWGTFGVQKRAARTGRNPQTGKEIKIAAKKVVKFKVGKKLADKVAK; from the coding sequence ATGTCAAAAAAAGAATTTGTTGAGGCTTATGCAAAAGCTACAGGAGAAACTAAAAAGAGAGCTGAAGAATTAGTAAATGAGTTTTTAGGAACAGTTGAAAAAGCTTTAGTAAAAGGTGAAACTGTGCAGTTTGTCGGATGGGGAACATTTGGAGTTCAAAAAAGAGCTGCAAGAACTGGAAGAAATCCTCAAACAGGAAAAGAAATTAAAATAGCTGCTAAAAAAGTAGTTAAATTTAAAGTCGGAAAAAAATTAGCTGATAAAGTAGCTAAGTAA
- a CDS encoding 3-deoxy-D-manno-octulosonic acid transferase, translating into MIYNLLRFILYLVISGVSIFNKKLRLFFKKRLCQNFKNNLFEDRKTEIILIHMSSVGEFNLSKELIERLLRKNEKIIISIMTDTGKEAAERIYGNNQNVKVIYFPLDDYILLLRIFELYKIKKTIIIETEIWPNLYSIAGKKSELYIVNGRLTAKKMKSYMKMKRLSKKILNKASKIMVQSEEDKERYLKLEVEKNKLKIYKNLKYSIKYETLTEERKNKYFETIISKDKKIIVCGSTRSGEEKIWIEVFKSINSEKEYQLIIVPRHIERIDEIINETDNILYGKESCSLFSENKKSDIVIVNKMGILRELYQIADFVFVGGTLVNIGGHSILEPLFYGKLPIIGSYYENIEEIVKEAEKMGFVKIVNDKDEITDYLRKSQNIDTSEFFRKNNEIDGILEELYK; encoded by the coding sequence ATGATATATAATTTATTAAGATTTATTTTATATTTAGTAATATCTGGAGTTTCAATATTTAATAAAAAACTGCGTTTATTTTTTAAAAAAAGGCTATGTCAGAATTTTAAAAATAATCTTTTTGAAGATAGGAAAACAGAAATAATATTAATACATATGTCTTCAGTGGGGGAATTTAATTTATCAAAAGAACTTATTGAAAGATTATTACGAAAAAATGAGAAAATAATAATATCGATTATGACCGATACCGGAAAAGAAGCAGCTGAAAGAATATACGGAAATAATCAAAATGTAAAAGTTATATATTTTCCGTTAGATGACTATATTTTATTGTTAAGAATATTTGAACTGTATAAAATAAAGAAAACGATTATTATAGAAACGGAAATATGGCCGAATTTATATTCAATAGCAGGGAAAAAATCCGAGCTGTATATTGTCAATGGACGGTTGACCGCGAAAAAAATGAAATCATATATGAAAATGAAGAGATTGAGTAAAAAAATTCTTAATAAAGCCTCTAAAATAATGGTTCAAAGTGAAGAAGATAAAGAAAGATATTTAAAACTTGAAGTGGAAAAAAATAAATTGAAGATCTATAAAAATTTAAAGTATTCCATAAAATATGAAACACTGACTGAAGAACGAAAAAATAAATATTTTGAAACAATTATAAGTAAAGATAAGAAAATAATAGTATGTGGGAGTACTCGTTCGGGAGAAGAAAAAATATGGATTGAAGTATTTAAAAGTATAAACAGTGAGAAAGAATATCAATTAATAATAGTACCGAGACATATAGAAAGAATTGATGAAATTATAAATGAGACAGACAATATTTTATATGGGAAGGAAAGCTGTTCACTGTTTTCCGAAAATAAAAAAAGTGATATTGTAATAGTGAATAAAATGGGGATATTAAGAGAACTTTATCAAATTGCCGATTTTGTATTTGTAGGAGGAACTCTTGTAAATATAGGCGGACATTCGATACTTGAGCCTCTTTTTTACGGTAAATTGCCTATAATAGGTTCTTATTATGAAAATATAGAGGAGATAGTAAAAGAAGCTGAAAAAATGGGGTTTGTAAAAATTGTCAATGATAAAGATGAAATAACAGATTATTTAAGAAAGAGTCAAAATATTGATACTTCGGAATTTTTCAGAAAAAACAATGAAATAGATGGAATTTTGGAAGAACTTTATAAGTAA